One Spea bombifrons isolate aSpeBom1 chromosome 1, aSpeBom1.2.pri, whole genome shotgun sequence DNA window includes the following coding sequences:
- the GDA gene encoding guanine deaminase has product MDTLQHVFKGTFVHSTPSCPMEVLKEHIIGIGKMGRIMFLEDAQEQTRLAQKWGFDESDVKELSKSEFFMPGMVDTHIHAPQYSFIGSAMDKPLLEWLEHTTFPTEETYADLEVAENVYRAVVRRTLKNGTTTACYFATIHTDASIVLADIANHYGQRAFIGKVCMDSNKTYPKYLESCEESIEETERFVDIMEKKKYDRVKPVITPRFAISCSERLLNELGLLADKHQLHIQSHISESTAEIDEVLRIFPTYDSYTEVYDKNKLLTNKTVMAHGCYLTDEELNIFRSKGAAISHCPNSNISLYSGHLDVQNVLKHQVKLGLGTDAAGGYSVSMLDAIRKAIETSKIIFMEKQKENRENKKMYIDYKRETVQNGIKPGPIKKMENGTDYQVLSNQEAFRLATLGGCQALNIDHITGNFEVNKEFDALLINMAAEDSAFELFSDIAIEDAVQRFLYLGDDRNIKEVYVAGRCVVPFTNNA; this is encoded by the exons atggataCACTGCAACATGTTTTTAAAGGCACTTTTGTACATTCAACCCCAAGCTGTCCCATGGAGGTCCTTAAAGAACACATCATAGGCATTGGCAAGATGGGCAGA ATCATGTTTTTAGAAGATGCTCAAGAACAAACAAGACTGGCCCAGAAGTGGGGCTTTGATGAAAGTGATGTTAAAGAACTGAGCAAAAG TGAATTCTTCATGCCTGGAATGGTTGACACGCACATACACGCACCCCAGTATTCATTTATAGGATCGGCAATGGATAAACCTTTATTAGAGTGGCTGGAACATACTACTTTCCCCACCGAAGAAACCTATGCAGATTTGGAGGTTGCAGAGAATGTATACAGAGCTGTTGTG CGGAgaacattgaaaaatggaacAACAACAGCTTGCTATTTTGCAACAATTCACACAGATGCTTCTATTGTACTGGCTGACATTGCAA aTCATTATGGTCAAAGAGCGTTTATCGGAAAGGTTTGCATGGATAGCAATAAAACTTACCCAAAGTATTTAGAAAGTTGTGAAGAGTCTATTGAGGAGACAGAACG gttTGTTGACATCATGGAAAAGAAGAAA TATGACAGAGTAAAGCCTGTTATCACCCCTCGATTTGCAATATCCTGTAGCGAACGGTTACTGAATGAACTTGGCCTCCTTGCTGACAAGCACCAGCTGCACATTCAG AGCCATATCAGTGAGTCTACTGCGGAAATCGATGAAGTGCTGCGGATATTCCCAACCTATGATAGCTATACTGAAGTGTacgataaaaataaacttctaACAAACAAG ACAGTGATGGCTCATGGTTGCTACCTGACAGATGAAGaacttaatatttttagaaGCAAAGGGGCTGCTATATCACATTGCCCTAATTCAAACATTTC gTTATACAGTGGTCATTTGgatgtacaaaatgtattgaaaCATCAGGTGAAGTTGGGGCTTGGGACAG atgCAGCGGGAGGCTACTCAGTTTCTATGCTTGACGCTATCCGAAAAGCAATAGAAACATCGAAGATTATCtttatggaaaaacaaaaagaaaatagagaaaataagaaaatgtacaTTGACTATAAAAGAGAAACTGTACAGAATGGAATAAAACCAGgtccaattaaaaaaatggaaaatggcaCTGACTACCAAGTTCTAAGCAACCAGGAAGCCTTCCGACTTGCCACGCTTGGGGGATGTCAAG CTCTGAACATTGATCACATCACTGGAAATTTCGAAGTGAACAAAGAATTTGATGCACTGCTCATCAACATGGCTGCTGAAGACAGTGCCTTTGAACTCTTCTCCGATATCGCAATAGAG gatgCAGTCCAGAGGTTCCTATATCTAG GTGATGACCGTAATATCAAAGAAGTGTATGTAGCTGGAAGATGTGTGGTTCCATTCACAAACAATGCATAA